From the Paenibacillus tianjinensis genome, the window CTAAGCCGGCTGCTTCGTAAAACGTCCTATTCCGTTGTGTAAGGCAGCAGCGCGATTTGACGCGAGCGTTTTACAGCAATGGTCAGAGCGCGTTGGTATTTTGCACTTGTACCAGTTACACGACGCGGCAAAATCTTTCCGCGTTCGCTGATGAACTTCTTAAGAAGCTCAGTGTCTTTATAATCAATGTGAGTAATCTTGTTCACAGTGAAGTAGCACACTTTTTTGCGCTTGTTGCGTCCACCACGACGTGCCGGTCTTTTGTCGTTGTCTCCGCCTTCTCTTTGTTTGAAAGCCATGTTCAGTTCA encodes:
- the rpsR gene encoding 30S ribosomal protein S18; amino-acid sequence: MAFKQREGGDNDKRPARRGGRNKRKKVCYFTVNKITHIDYKDTELLKKFISERGKILPRRVTGTSAKYQRALTIAVKRSRQIALLPYTTE